The Miscanthus floridulus cultivar M001 chromosome 17, ASM1932011v1, whole genome shotgun sequence genome has a window encoding:
- the LOC136519093 gene encoding transcription factor MYC2-like isoform X1: MDGCSWAPSQARGGARAVFSGDMPWPKARYARNSSCDDSDHLDRGREGQDVVIRSQLQQQLEQIYMLMDMEQEHELHLHHAVPPQSPSQQQRSSPSSSSPFRYFAVSSDETSSLVLSASSATPTFCQQPAQASSLDTPFSPLPYSYLETIPNQNLEEIMSQARHKDGHADSGTSAFSQYVRHLRPKKKVKPDACGQRAIKTAMSVMAKMHSAKLSQWQRQQSSRTEMIAAAPSDESNSIQLQHLLSERKRREKINDSFDALRNVLPHSSKRDKTSILMRARDYINSLKSRVSELEEKEMALESQLWIDYGDEQDVNGSPEKIEMKQCRTIA, from the exons ATGGATGGTTGCAGCTGGGCGCCATCTCAGGCTAGAGGCGGCGCCAGAGCTGTCTTTAGTGGGGACATGCCATGGCCCAAGGCGAGGTACGCACG TAACAGCAGCTGCGACGACTCTGATCATCTTGACCGCGGGAGGGAAGGGCAGGACGTGGTGATCAGATCTCAACTTCAGCAGCAGCTGGAACAG ATCTACATGCTGATGGACATGGAGCAAGAGCATGAGCTGCACCTCCACCACGCCGTGCCACCGCAGAGCCCTAGCCAGCAGCAGCGGTCGTCACCGTCATCGTCGTCGCCATTCCGGTATTTTGCCGTAAGCTCCGATGAGACTTCGTCGCTCGTGCTCTCGGCATCGAGCGCCACCCCAACCTTTTGCCAACAACCGGCCCAGGCCTCATCCCTGGACACACCATTTTCGCCACTCCCCTACAGCTACCTTGAGACGATCCCGAACCAGAACCTGGAAGAAATCATGAGCCAAGCACGGCACAAGGACGGCCATGCCGATTCCGGCACCAGTGCATTCAGTCAGTACGTCCGGCACCTCCGCCCCAAGAAGAAGGTAAAGCCGGACGCCTGCGGGCAGAGGGCGATCAAGACGGCCATGTCGGTCATGGCGAAAATGCACAGCGCTAAGCTTTCCCAGTGGCAGAGGCAGCAGAGCTCCAGGACAGAGATGATCGCGGCAGCGCCGTCCGACGAGAGCAACAGCATCCAGCTTCAGCACCTCCTGTCGGAGCGCAAGCGCCGTGAGAAGATCAACGACAGCTTCGATGCTCTCAGGAATGTGCTGCCCCATTCCTCCAAG CGAGATAAAACATCCATACTGATGAGAGCAAGGGACTACATAAACTCTCTCAAATCAAGGGTGTCTGAGCTGGAGGAGAAGGAGATGGCACTAGAATCGCAGCTATGGATCGACTACGGCGATGAACAAGACGTTAATGGTTCCCCTGAAAAGATCGAGATGAAACAATGCAGGACCATTGCCTGA
- the LOC136519093 gene encoding transcription factor bHLH13-like isoform X3, translating to MDGCSWAPSQARGGARAVFSGDMPWPKARYARNSSCDDSDHLDRGREGQDVVIRSQLQQQLEQIYMLMDMEQEHELHLHHAVPPQSPSQQQRSSPSSSSPFRYLETIPNQNLEEIMSQARHKDGHADSGTSAFSQYVRHLRPKKKVKPDACGQRAIKTAMSVMAKMHSAKLSQWQRQQSSRTEMIAAAPSDESNSIQLQHLLSERKRREKINDSFDALRNVLPHSSKRDKTSILMRARDYINSLKSRVSELEEKEMALESQLWIDYGDEQDVNGSPEKIEMKQCRTIA from the exons ATGGATGGTTGCAGCTGGGCGCCATCTCAGGCTAGAGGCGGCGCCAGAGCTGTCTTTAGTGGGGACATGCCATGGCCCAAGGCGAGGTACGCACG TAACAGCAGCTGCGACGACTCTGATCATCTTGACCGCGGGAGGGAAGGGCAGGACGTGGTGATCAGATCTCAACTTCAGCAGCAGCTGGAACAG ATCTACATGCTGATGGACATGGAGCAAGAGCATGAGCTGCACCTCCACCACGCCGTGCCACCGCAGAGCCCTAGCCAGCAGCAGCGGTCGTCACCGTCATCGTCGTCGCCATTCCG CTACCTTGAGACGATCCCGAACCAGAACCTGGAAGAAATCATGAGCCAAGCACGGCACAAGGACGGCCATGCCGATTCCGGCACCAGTGCATTCAGTCAGTACGTCCGGCACCTCCGCCCCAAGAAGAAGGTAAAGCCGGACGCCTGCGGGCAGAGGGCGATCAAGACGGCCATGTCGGTCATGGCGAAAATGCACAGCGCTAAGCTTTCCCAGTGGCAGAGGCAGCAGAGCTCCAGGACAGAGATGATCGCGGCAGCGCCGTCCGACGAGAGCAACAGCATCCAGCTTCAGCACCTCCTGTCGGAGCGCAAGCGCCGTGAGAAGATCAACGACAGCTTCGATGCTCTCAGGAATGTGCTGCCCCATTCCTCCAAG CGAGATAAAACATCCATACTGATGAGAGCAAGGGACTACATAAACTCTCTCAAATCAAGGGTGTCTGAGCTGGAGGAGAAGGAGATGGCACTAGAATCGCAGCTATGGATCGACTACGGCGATGAACAAGACGTTAATGGTTCCCCTGAAAAGATCGAGATGAAACAATGCAGGACCATTGCCTGA
- the LOC136519093 gene encoding transcription factor MYC2-like isoform X2 has product MDGCSWAPSQARGGARAVFSGDMPWPKASNSSCDDSDHLDRGREGQDVVIRSQLQQQLEQIYMLMDMEQEHELHLHHAVPPQSPSQQQRSSPSSSSPFRYFAVSSDETSSLVLSASSATPTFCQQPAQASSLDTPFSPLPYSYLETIPNQNLEEIMSQARHKDGHADSGTSAFSQYVRHLRPKKKVKPDACGQRAIKTAMSVMAKMHSAKLSQWQRQQSSRTEMIAAAPSDESNSIQLQHLLSERKRREKINDSFDALRNVLPHSSKRDKTSILMRARDYINSLKSRVSELEEKEMALESQLWIDYGDEQDVNGSPEKIEMKQCRTIA; this is encoded by the exons ATGGATGGTTGCAGCTGGGCGCCATCTCAGGCTAGAGGCGGCGCCAGAGCTGTCTTTAGTGGGGACATGCCATGGCCCAAGGCGAG TAACAGCAGCTGCGACGACTCTGATCATCTTGACCGCGGGAGGGAAGGGCAGGACGTGGTGATCAGATCTCAACTTCAGCAGCAGCTGGAACAG ATCTACATGCTGATGGACATGGAGCAAGAGCATGAGCTGCACCTCCACCACGCCGTGCCACCGCAGAGCCCTAGCCAGCAGCAGCGGTCGTCACCGTCATCGTCGTCGCCATTCCGGTATTTTGCCGTAAGCTCCGATGAGACTTCGTCGCTCGTGCTCTCGGCATCGAGCGCCACCCCAACCTTTTGCCAACAACCGGCCCAGGCCTCATCCCTGGACACACCATTTTCGCCACTCCCCTACAGCTACCTTGAGACGATCCCGAACCAGAACCTGGAAGAAATCATGAGCCAAGCACGGCACAAGGACGGCCATGCCGATTCCGGCACCAGTGCATTCAGTCAGTACGTCCGGCACCTCCGCCCCAAGAAGAAGGTAAAGCCGGACGCCTGCGGGCAGAGGGCGATCAAGACGGCCATGTCGGTCATGGCGAAAATGCACAGCGCTAAGCTTTCCCAGTGGCAGAGGCAGCAGAGCTCCAGGACAGAGATGATCGCGGCAGCGCCGTCCGACGAGAGCAACAGCATCCAGCTTCAGCACCTCCTGTCGGAGCGCAAGCGCCGTGAGAAGATCAACGACAGCTTCGATGCTCTCAGGAATGTGCTGCCCCATTCCTCCAAG CGAGATAAAACATCCATACTGATGAGAGCAAGGGACTACATAAACTCTCTCAAATCAAGGGTGTCTGAGCTGGAGGAGAAGGAGATGGCACTAGAATCGCAGCTATGGATCGACTACGGCGATGAACAAGACGTTAATGGTTCCCCTGAAAAGATCGAGATGAAACAATGCAGGACCATTGCCTGA